A region from the Parasphingopyxis sp. CP4 genome encodes:
- a CDS encoding helicase HerA-like domain-containing protein translates to MDETAGIFLGKGGGEHQFLNLALANRHGLIAGATGTGKTVTVQNLAESFSRVGVPVFVADVKGDLSGVAMPGTESFKHHDKLIERAEEIGLEDYSYADSPTIFWDLYGKKGHPIRTTISEMGPLLLGRLMDLTDAQQGVLEIAFRYADDEGMLLLDLEDLQAMMVATSENAKDLSARYGNVSRQSVGAIQRKLLQLDNQGAAEFFGEPALDIDDFFRTDDQGRGFVSILMSERLMQSPKLYATFLLWLMSELFESLPEVGDPDKPKLVFFFDEAHLLFDDAPKALQDKIEQVVRLIRSKGVGVYFITQNPIDIPEEVGGQLGNRIQHALRAFTPRDKRAIKAAADTFRINPDLDVETAITELKVGEALVSTLMEDGAPSPVQRTLIRPPCSRMGPLSTGERAAIIAASPIGDVYAERIDRESAAEMLEQKAQDATETAAEVAEEGEESQRQRPRKSKGLVERMRDAAFRSGMSSAGRKLGRTITGQSSRANPTRTAASAAGGVLSREIADKLGVPGASGFIRGILGGLLR, encoded by the coding sequence ATGGACGAAACAGCAGGCATTTTTCTTGGCAAGGGCGGCGGAGAACACCAGTTTCTCAATCTCGCCCTGGCGAACCGACACGGGCTGATCGCGGGTGCGACCGGCACCGGCAAGACGGTCACCGTCCAAAATCTCGCCGAGAGCTTTTCGCGCGTTGGCGTTCCGGTGTTTGTCGCCGATGTAAAAGGCGATCTTTCCGGCGTAGCCATGCCCGGCACCGAGAGCTTCAAGCATCATGACAAGCTGATCGAACGAGCCGAGGAGATCGGTCTCGAAGACTATAGCTATGCGGATAGCCCGACTATTTTTTGGGACCTGTATGGCAAAAAGGGGCATCCGATCCGCACGACGATCAGCGAGATGGGGCCGCTTCTCCTCGGCCGCCTCATGGATCTCACTGATGCCCAGCAAGGCGTTCTCGAGATTGCGTTCCGCTATGCGGATGACGAGGGGATGTTGCTGCTCGATCTGGAAGATTTGCAAGCAATGATGGTCGCGACATCGGAAAACGCGAAAGACCTCTCAGCACGCTATGGCAATGTCTCTCGGCAAAGTGTCGGCGCGATTCAACGCAAATTGCTCCAGCTCGACAACCAGGGCGCAGCCGAATTTTTTGGCGAACCGGCGCTCGATATCGACGATTTCTTCCGCACTGACGATCAGGGCCGCGGTTTCGTGAGCATCCTGATGTCTGAACGGCTGATGCAGAGCCCCAAGCTCTACGCCACCTTCCTGCTCTGGCTGATGAGCGAATTGTTCGAATCACTCCCGGAAGTCGGCGATCCCGATAAGCCCAAGCTCGTCTTCTTCTTCGATGAGGCGCATTTGCTGTTCGACGATGCGCCCAAGGCGTTGCAGGACAAGATCGAACAAGTGGTTCGCCTGATTCGTTCAAAAGGCGTCGGCGTCTATTTCATCACCCAGAACCCGATCGATATCCCTGAGGAAGTGGGCGGGCAGCTCGGCAATCGCATCCAGCATGCGCTGCGCGCATTCACACCGCGCGACAAACGCGCGATCAAGGCGGCGGCTGACACGTTTCGGATTAATCCCGACCTCGATGTCGAGACCGCCATAACAGAGCTCAAAGTTGGTGAGGCGCTGGTTTCAACATTGATGGAAGACGGCGCGCCATCTCCCGTACAGCGCACATTGATACGGCCACCCTGTTCGCGCATGGGGCCGTTATCAACCGGCGAACGGGCAGCGATCATTGCAGCTTCGCCGATTGGCGATGTTTATGCGGAGCGGATCGATCGGGAATCCGCTGCAGAGATGCTCGAACAAAAGGCCCAGGACGCGACCGAAACCGCTGCTGAAGTGGCGGAAGAGGGCGAAGAATCGCAACGTCAGCGACCCCGCAAGTCCAAGGGGCTGGTCGAGCGGATGCGCGACGCGGCCTTCCGGTCGGGCATGTCTTCAGCAGGGCGTAAATTGGGGCGCACAATCACCGGACAATCGAGCCGTGCCAATCCAACGCGGACCGCGGCATCGGCCGCCGGCGGTGTCCTGAGCCGAGAAATTGCGGACAAGCTCGGGGTGCCGGGTGCATCCGGTTTCATTCGCGGGATTTTGGGTGGGCTGTTGCGCTAG
- a CDS encoding thioesterase family protein yields MIPRHDHAIAVESGDIDFMGHVNNANYLNWVQEAVLAHWQKIAPPQAVAAHLWVALKHEITYRKPAFLDDTVIASVVVEKVQGASAFYDTVIKRGEEVLAEVKSRWCCIDAETLRPARIAEEIAALFLPEKSDT; encoded by the coding sequence ATGATCCCCCGTCATGACCATGCGATCGCCGTTGAAAGCGGCGACATCGATTTCATGGGCCATGTGAACAATGCGAATTATCTGAACTGGGTGCAGGAAGCGGTTCTTGCCCATTGGCAGAAAATCGCTCCGCCCCAGGCGGTTGCGGCGCATCTCTGGGTCGCGCTCAAGCACGAGATTACCTATCGCAAACCCGCATTTCTGGACGACACAGTGATTGCGTCTGTCGTGGTCGAGAAAGTCCAGGGCGCGAGCGCATTCTACGATACCGTGATCAAACGCGGCGAAGAAGTGTTGGCCGAAGTGAAATCACGCTGGTGCTGCATTGACGCAGAAACGCTGCGTCCGGCACGTATTGCCGAGGAAATTGCAGCGCTTTTCCTGCCGGAAAAATCCGACACGTAA
- a CDS encoding ComEC/Rec2 family competence protein, with amino-acid sequence MPHKFVGLRDDGKHTHLYDAVNGAKVREVLWGDWLTIDGPPSQGWQKVIWSPNSPTNRRELFIPEDHLSDDRPLEIIFLDVGQGDGAILITPETDQDERVMVIDAGIGDNMHRFLRKRFGGYRSLHFDAAVLTHPDEDHYGGFKPIFDDSGFRFKKLYHNGLIERAVSGSFEKIGGKVRDDAARRSYVTDIRSDRASVDALYPPGAPIDTYEFPPLMRSALAMPGLDFEMLSTSHGVADNGRRYVPGFAPADAHPYQIEILAPVCEFDANGDTRLRVLGSSYGKTKNGHSVILQLQYKDFSVLFGGDLNSHAEKYLLMHYAGIDDFPDTGTQDYEDMIEDAGARWRSDIMKVCHHGASDVTDAFLETVNPACFIISSGDEEGHVHPRPDLLGRLGRFGRGKAPVLLSTELQRSSREREDAKLIERVNRTIAKTGNGLTANQQAKLREDIRSLAKVNVDVYGAIYLKSDGDRLITAFKIEQPSLKKRWFWFEYKFDSRGRLSVV; translated from the coding sequence ATGCCGCACAAATTTGTTGGATTGCGCGATGATGGGAAGCACACCCATCTCTATGACGCCGTTAACGGTGCGAAAGTTCGCGAAGTGCTTTGGGGCGATTGGCTAACGATTGACGGGCCGCCGAGCCAGGGCTGGCAGAAAGTTATCTGGTCACCGAACAGCCCAACCAATCGGCGGGAGCTGTTCATCCCGGAAGATCATCTCAGCGACGACCGCCCACTTGAGATTATTTTCCTTGATGTCGGGCAGGGCGATGGCGCGATCCTGATTACGCCGGAAACGGATCAGGACGAACGCGTAATGGTGATCGACGCCGGGATTGGCGACAATATGCATCGGTTCCTGCGCAAGCGGTTCGGAGGATATCGCAGTCTGCATTTCGACGCAGCGGTCCTCACCCATCCGGACGAGGATCATTATGGTGGGTTCAAACCGATCTTTGACGATTCCGGTTTCCGCTTCAAAAAACTCTACCATAACGGCCTGATCGAGCGTGCAGTGTCTGGCAGTTTCGAAAAGATCGGCGGGAAGGTGCGAGATGATGCGGCACGCCGCAGCTATGTCACCGATATTCGATCGGACCGGGCGAGCGTCGACGCGCTCTATCCGCCCGGCGCGCCTATCGACACATATGAGTTTCCACCGCTGATGCGATCTGCGCTGGCCATGCCGGGCCTGGACTTCGAGATGTTGTCGACCAGCCATGGCGTCGCAGACAATGGACGTCGCTATGTGCCCGGCTTTGCCCCAGCTGACGCCCATCCCTATCAGATTGAGATCCTTGCCCCGGTTTGCGAATTTGATGCCAATGGGGACACCCGATTACGGGTGCTGGGCAGCAGCTATGGCAAGACGAAGAATGGCCATTCGGTCATTCTCCAGCTGCAATATAAGGATTTCTCGGTGCTATTCGGCGGCGACCTAAACTCGCATGCCGAAAAATATCTGCTGATGCATTATGCGGGCATCGACGATTTTCCGGATACTGGCACACAGGATTATGAGGACATGATTGAGGATGCCGGCGCGCGCTGGCGCTCCGATATCATGAAAGTCTGCCATCATGGCGCGTCCGATGTGACTGACGCATTTCTGGAAACCGTAAATCCGGCTTGCTTCATAATCTCGTCTGGCGATGAGGAAGGGCATGTGCATCCGCGGCCCGATTTGCTGGGTCGGCTGGGGAGATTTGGGCGCGGCAAGGCGCCGGTTTTGCTGTCGACCGAGTTGCAGCGATCAAGCCGGGAACGCGAAGACGCCAAATTGATCGAACGGGTGAACCGGACCATTGCCAAAACCGGCAACGGCCTGACCGCGAACCAACAGGCGAAGCTGCGCGAAGATATCCGAAGTTTGGCCAAGGTAAATGTCGATGTGTATGGGGCGATTTATCTCAAATCGGACGGGGACCGGCTGATCACTGCGTTCAAGATCGAGCAACCTTCGCTGAAGAAGCGGTGGTTCTGGTTTGAGTATAAATTCGATTCGCGCGGTCGATTGAGCGTCGTCTGA
- a CDS encoding glutathione S-transferase family protein produces the protein MTDILYGAPASLFSGKARAYLDWKQIDYEEHRPTPEVMREVMMAVVGYPVIPVMQKADGTILQDTTVIIDHYEAQAGGPSIYPDTPKQRLAALLFELFGDEWLVIPAMHYRWNFNEEWIYGEFGRGAIPDGTADEQYALGKEMGQRFKGFVPMLGINEQTIPAIEKSYEALLADLDAHFAAHDYLFGTRPSIGDYGLIGPLYAHLYRDPESGKLMKRLAPHVANWVERMIDPPNPLGGEFLPDDAIPETLIPVLRRLLGEHIPHLQVVAKLYADWVNDNPGADVPRAVGMAPYEIEGVEGARMASTFSLWMLQRPLDFYRSLSRDAKEQADALLTDIGGKPFAAFELPKRLNFENHRLHQAN, from the coding sequence ATGACCGACATTTTGTACGGCGCGCCGGCGTCCTTATTCTCCGGCAAGGCCCGCGCCTATCTCGACTGGAAGCAGATCGACTATGAGGAACACCGTCCGACGCCCGAGGTGATGCGGGAGGTGATGATGGCCGTTGTCGGCTATCCCGTGATCCCGGTCATGCAGAAAGCCGACGGCACGATCCTCCAGGATACGACGGTGATCATCGATCACTATGAGGCCCAAGCCGGCGGCCCATCGATCTATCCCGACACGCCCAAACAGAGACTGGCAGCCTTGCTGTTCGAACTGTTCGGCGATGAATGGCTGGTCATTCCGGCCATGCACTATCGTTGGAACTTCAACGAGGAATGGATCTACGGCGAGTTCGGCCGAGGCGCGATACCCGATGGTACGGCCGATGAACAATATGCGCTGGGCAAGGAAATGGGCCAGCGTTTCAAGGGCTTTGTGCCGATGCTCGGTATCAACGAACAAACGATTCCCGCGATCGAGAAAAGCTATGAGGCTCTGCTCGCCGATCTCGACGCGCATTTCGCCGCGCACGACTATCTGTTCGGCACGCGGCCATCGATTGGCGATTACGGACTGATCGGTCCGCTCTATGCCCATCTCTACCGCGATCCGGAATCCGGCAAGCTGATGAAGCGGCTCGCACCCCATGTGGCAAATTGGGTCGAGCGGATGATCGATCCGCCAAACCCGTTGGGCGGTGAATTCCTGCCTGATGACGCAATCCCGGAAACTCTGATCCCGGTCCTGCGCCGGTTATTGGGAGAACATATCCCCCATCTTCAGGTGGTTGCGAAACTCTATGCAGACTGGGTCAACGACAATCCTGGCGCAGATGTCCCCCGTGCCGTCGGTATGGCGCCCTATGAAATTGAAGGCGTGGAGGGCGCGCGCATGGCCTCCACCTTCTCGCTCTGGATGCTGCAACGTCCGCTCGACTTTTACCGATCACTGAGCCGCGATGCTAAAGAGCAAGCCGATGCGCTGCTCACTGATATTGGCGGAAAGCCATTCGCGGCGTTCGAATTGCCCAAGCGGTTAAACTTCGAAAATCACCGTCTGCACCAAGCGAACTAG
- the queF gene encoding preQ(1) synthase, with translation MDAKHLGKTSALPASPEEAELDYVPNPRPGELYLVRFAAPEFTTLCPVTGQPDFAHLVIDYAPGETIVESKSLKLFLGSFRNQPGFHEGCTVGIGRRLTEEMQPQWLRIGGYWYPRGGIPIDVFWQSGTPPEGLWLPDQGVPSYRGRG, from the coding sequence ATGGACGCCAAGCATCTCGGAAAGACATCCGCGCTCCCCGCTTCGCCTGAAGAAGCCGAGCTCGACTATGTCCCCAATCCGCGGCCCGGCGAGCTGTATCTCGTGCGGTTCGCGGCCCCCGAATTCACCACCCTGTGCCCGGTTACCGGCCAGCCCGATTTCGCGCATCTGGTGATCGATTATGCGCCGGGCGAGACGATTGTTGAGAGCAAGTCTCTCAAACTGTTTCTCGGAAGCTTTCGTAACCAGCCGGGATTCCACGAAGGGTGCACTGTCGGGATCGGCAGACGGCTGACCGAAGAGATGCAACCGCAATGGCTGCGCATTGGCGGTTACTGGTACCCGCGCGGCGGAATCCCGATCGACGTCTTCTGGCAATCCGGCACGCCGCCCGAGGGCCTGTGGCTGCCTGATCAAGGCGTTCCATCCTATCGCGGCAGAGGCTGA
- the sseA gene encoding 3-mercaptopyruvate sulfurtransferase, with product MDMLVSTEWLAGEIGASDLHIIDATQFLPDSGRDAKAEHGFEHIPGAVFMDLDEVRDTSNPIPGMLPSAEKFASRMQSLGIGDGSRIVIYDNSPLHSAARAWWMTKDVFGAHNVAILDGGLAKWKAEGNSVEQGKQQVRHRHFTPFHDDSAVRSLDDMKALVGSSDTEIVDARPAERFAGSSPEPRPDIAAGHIPGSKNVPHSTLFNDDGTWKRGDDLSAAFDAAGVDLEKPMVTTCGGGTTAAVLLFGAKLLGKTDVALYDGSWAEWGSQADTEKATGAA from the coding sequence ATGGACATGCTCGTCTCGACTGAATGGCTCGCCGGAGAAATCGGCGCCAGCGATTTGCATATTATCGATGCGACTCAGTTTCTTCCGGATTCCGGGCGCGACGCCAAAGCCGAGCATGGCTTTGAACATATTCCTGGCGCCGTGTTCATGGATCTGGATGAAGTGCGCGATACATCGAACCCGATTCCCGGCATGCTTCCATCGGCCGAGAAATTTGCCAGCCGGATGCAGTCGCTGGGAATAGGCGATGGCAGCCGCATTGTGATTTATGACAATTCGCCACTGCACAGCGCTGCTCGCGCATGGTGGATGACAAAGGATGTTTTCGGTGCGCACAATGTTGCGATCCTCGATGGCGGCCTCGCCAAATGGAAAGCGGAAGGCAACAGCGTCGAACAAGGCAAGCAACAAGTCCGCCACCGGCACTTTACCCCGTTCCACGATGATAGCGCCGTGCGCAGCTTGGACGATATGAAGGCGCTTGTCGGGTCGAGCGATACCGAGATTGTCGATGCACGACCGGCTGAGCGCTTCGCTGGCTCCAGCCCGGAACCGCGTCCGGATATCGCTGCCGGCCATATTCCCGGATCGAAAAATGTCCCGCATTCAACTTTGTTCAATGATGACGGCACCTGGAAGCGTGGCGACGATCTGAGCGCGGCATTCGACGCAGCCGGAGTTGATCTTGAAAAGCCGATGGTCACCACCTGCGGCGGAGGTACGACCGCTGCGGTCTTGCTGTTCGGTGCGAAGCTTCTCGGCAAAACCGATGTCGCGCTTTATGATGGCAGCTGGGCCGAATGGGGCAGCCAGGCCGACACCGAAAAAGCGACGGGAGCCGCGTGA
- the metC gene encoding cystathionine beta-lyase encodes MGQPGRHRKSDGSRVSGGNSDKKLPTRLVTGGRRKEWTGAVVNPPVWRASTHLYDTVADLRAGLKNNEDGRFFYGRRGSPTQWALSEALTEMEPGAHGTMLFPSGVAAIACALLSVLRPGDVLLMADSSYDPTRSYANAFLKQWGVETRYYDPMIGAGIADLICDKTRAIMMESPGSLTFEVQDIPAICAVAKEHGIVTLLDNTWAASYFLQAIELGVDISILASTKYIVGHSDVMIGSVTTHEKYWTRLRRTAQRLGQVVSPDDAYLALRGLRTLDVRMRQHEEGGLAVGRWLAEQPQVASVLHPALPECPGHEYWRRDFSGTAGLFSFVMNGGDEAAIAALIDDLELFGIGYSWGGYESLALPVDPAPDRTATSWQAAGPVIRLNIGLEDPDDLIADLAKGLERYEKAACKR; translated from the coding sequence ATGGGGCAGCCAGGCCGACACCGAAAAAGCGACGGGAGCCGCGTGAGCGGCGGAAATTCGGATAAAAAGCTGCCGACCCGGCTCGTAACCGGCGGTCGGCGGAAAGAGTGGACGGGCGCCGTCGTCAATCCGCCCGTCTGGCGCGCCAGCACGCATCTTTACGATACAGTCGCCGATCTTCGCGCCGGATTGAAGAATAACGAAGACGGCCGTTTCTTTTACGGCCGCCGCGGATCGCCTACGCAATGGGCCTTGTCGGAAGCGCTGACCGAGATGGAGCCTGGGGCACATGGTACCATGTTGTTCCCGTCCGGTGTCGCAGCCATTGCCTGTGCGTTGCTGTCGGTTCTTCGCCCTGGTGACGTGCTGCTGATGGCGGATAGCAGCTATGATCCGACGCGCTCCTACGCCAATGCTTTCCTCAAGCAATGGGGTGTCGAAACCCGCTATTATGATCCGATGATCGGGGCCGGGATCGCGGATCTGATCTGTGACAAGACGCGCGCTATCATGATGGAAAGTCCCGGCAGCCTGACATTCGAGGTACAGGACATCCCGGCTATATGCGCGGTGGCCAAGGAGCATGGCATTGTAACCTTGCTCGATAATACTTGGGCCGCTTCCTATTTCCTTCAGGCGATTGAGCTTGGCGTTGATATTTCGATCCTCGCCAGCACCAAATATATAGTCGGCCATTCCGACGTAATGATCGGTTCGGTCACCACGCATGAAAAATATTGGACGCGGCTCCGTCGCACGGCGCAGAGGCTGGGTCAGGTGGTCTCGCCCGACGATGCCTATCTGGCCCTGCGTGGCTTACGCACACTCGATGTACGCATGCGACAACACGAGGAAGGCGGCCTCGCTGTTGGGCGCTGGCTGGCCGAACAACCGCAGGTCGCCTCGGTGCTGCATCCGGCATTACCCGAGTGCCCGGGGCACGAGTATTGGCGACGCGATTTTTCAGGTACGGCCGGATTATTCTCTTTCGTGATGAATGGCGGTGATGAGGCGGCAATTGCCGCTCTGATCGACGATCTTGAGCTGTTTGGCATAGGCTATAGCTGGGGCGGATATGAGAGCCTGGCCCTGCCGGTAGACCCAGCGCCGGATCGGACGGCGACCAGCTGGCAGGCGGCTGGTCCGGTTATCCGACTCAATATTGGCCTGGAAGATCCCGATGACCTGATAGCCGACCTTGCGAAGGGCCTAGAAAGATACGAGAAGGCTGCATGCAAGAGATAA
- a CDS encoding mechanosensitive ion channel family protein has translation MQEIIALLTSWGIPLPDDLNWLATMIGFTIVGIGMALGWIISRLSGRHLKGFWERVAGERAEGLADRIIKIIYHASVSIVLAVAFFAYDWWTYTDLIIGAGWGLCAAYMMWHIIRATGFARWIGLAAAVFTFALILSNAVGGLERVTLVLDRIGVDVGDTRISLLGLLTIAITGLILFAIVRIVRRVVSHSIQRSSALDPAQKLLADKLAMIVIIVVAFFVGIDILGIDLTALAFFGGAFGLAIGFGMQKTIGNLIAGIILLMDRSIKPGDVIAVGDSFGWVNKIGIRAVSIITRDGKEHLIPNEILMTEEVENWSYSSLEVRVNIPIGVSYGADLDLAHKLMLEAATESNRVLNNPLPRCWIVEFGDSSVNYELRIWIKDPEGGVGNVRGDIYVRVWNKFKEHDIEIPFPQRDLHIKDWPSGMAEAVKDGAKIEVAEPPEPSEN, from the coding sequence ATGCAAGAGATAATTGCACTTCTCACCAGTTGGGGCATCCCGCTACCGGATGATCTTAACTGGTTGGCCACGATGATCGGCTTTACCATTGTCGGCATCGGCATGGCGCTCGGCTGGATAATCAGTCGACTGTCAGGACGTCATCTGAAGGGATTTTGGGAACGCGTGGCCGGCGAACGCGCCGAAGGCCTGGCCGATCGGATAATCAAGATCATCTATCACGCATCGGTATCGATCGTGTTGGCCGTGGCATTCTTCGCCTATGATTGGTGGACCTATACCGACCTGATTATCGGCGCTGGCTGGGGCCTGTGTGCCGCATATATGATGTGGCATATCATTCGTGCGACTGGCTTTGCTCGCTGGATTGGTCTGGCTGCTGCGGTGTTCACTTTCGCCCTCATCCTGTCCAATGCCGTGGGCGGGCTGGAACGGGTTACGCTGGTCCTGGATCGCATTGGCGTCGACGTCGGCGATACGCGCATATCGCTGCTGGGCCTGCTGACGATCGCAATTACCGGGCTGATATTGTTCGCTATTGTTCGTATTGTCCGCCGGGTTGTCAGCCATTCGATCCAGCGGTCTTCGGCGCTCGATCCGGCGCAAAAGCTATTGGCGGACAAGCTGGCGATGATCGTGATCATCGTTGTCGCCTTCTTTGTCGGCATCGATATCCTCGGGATTGATCTGACGGCCCTGGCATTCTTCGGTGGCGCCTTTGGCCTCGCCATTGGCTTTGGCATGCAGAAGACGATCGGTAACCTGATTGCCGGTATCATTTTGCTGATGGATCGATCCATCAAACCAGGGGATGTGATTGCGGTTGGCGACAGTTTCGGCTGGGTCAACAAGATCGGAATTCGCGCCGTCTCGATCATCACGCGCGACGGCAAGGAACATTTGATTCCGAACGAAATCCTGATGACGGAAGAGGTGGAGAACTGGTCCTATTCCAGCCTTGAAGTCCGGGTTAATATTCCGATTGGCGTGTCCTATGGCGCTGATCTCGATCTGGCGCACAAGTTGATGCTGGAGGCGGCCACAGAGAGCAATCGCGTGCTCAACAATCCTTTGCCGCGCTGTTGGATTGTGGAATTCGGCGATTCATCGGTGAACTACGAACTGCGCATTTGGATCAAGGATCCTGAAGGTGGCGTCGGTAATGTGCGTGGCGATATCTATGTCCGCGTGTGGAACAAGTTCAAAGAGCATGACATCGAGATCCCGTTCCCGCAGCGCGATCTGCATATCAAGGATTGGCCGAGCGGTATGGCAGAGGCCGTCAAGGACGGTGCGAAAATCGAAGTGGCTGAACCGCCCGAACCTTCAGAAAATTAG
- a CDS encoding TorF family putative porin: MRISILGLALVASSALATPAMANELGGGFSVSGNAALVTDYRFRGVSFSDEDIAIQGGIDIEHDSGFYVGTWASSIEDSPVFGHTELDIYAGWSGEITSGLELDVGVLAYLYPNGNVGDADYIEPYASLSYTLGPAEVTTGVAWAPSQNSIGNDDNLYIYTDVGIGIPGTPISVGGHLGYTDGSLSVDPDGDYWDWGLSAEAAFGILSVGVAYVSTAVDGPGTDGAVVGTLGVSF, encoded by the coding sequence ATGCGCATCTCAATTCTCGGCCTGGCACTCGTTGCGAGTTCTGCACTGGCCACTCCTGCAATGGCGAATGAACTGGGGGGTGGGTTCAGCGTGTCCGGCAATGCTGCGCTCGTCACCGATTACCGCTTTCGCGGCGTTTCCTTCTCCGATGAAGATATCGCAATCCAGGGCGGTATCGATATCGAACATGATAGCGGATTTTATGTCGGCACCTGGGCCTCTTCGATCGAGGACAGCCCGGTATTCGGTCACACCGAGCTGGACATTTATGCGGGCTGGTCCGGTGAGATCACGTCGGGTCTTGAGCTTGACGTCGGCGTGCTCGCCTATCTCTATCCGAACGGCAATGTCGGCGATGCGGACTATATTGAGCCTTATGCATCGCTTTCCTATACGCTTGGACCGGCGGAAGTGACGACGGGCGTGGCCTGGGCACCGAGCCAGAATTCGATCGGCAATGATGACAATCTCTATATCTACACCGATGTCGGCATCGGCATTCCGGGTACGCCGATCTCGGTCGGTGGACATCTCGGCTATACTGACGGCAGCCTCTCGGTCGATCCGGATGGGGATTATTGGGATTGGGGCCTGAGCGCGGAAGCCGCTTTTGGTATCCTGTCAGTAGGCGTGGCCTATGTTTCGACGGCCGTCGATGGCCCGGGCACGGATGGTGCCGTGGTCGGTACGCTGGGTGTCAGCTTCTAG
- the nikE gene encoding ABC transporter ATP-binding protein, translating into MTRYAVSNLHVAIGGTPVVNDVSFTVASGECVALVGASGSGKSQTCLAPFGLSPGVAQGSAQLDGTELIGAASDDLRRIRGRAVGFVFQQPLTALTPHMTIGAQLAEAWQRGGQPKPEQDAMVAALERVGIENPDESLDQFPHRLSGGQRQRALIAMAIAHRPKLLIADEPTSALDAELRVEIMALLDRLRREEDMALLLVSHDLAAVGDHADRVVMLRDGQVEETGPALGLLSKPQSEYGQALVAATPRLSDPPLTLPTTGETLLQARDISVSFPRPGFRKGRVDAVRRASLRIAAGEALAVVGGSGSGKSTLGRAIARLGPIDSGDVEWCGEALPNRKQMTPAHRRRIQPVFQDPTASLDPQWRVSDIVAEPLRHLRADLATADRTALVEQALREVDLPTDFADRLPRQLSGGQAQRVAIARALVAEPDMLMLDEAASALDVLVAGQILALLETLQKERKLALLFITHDLAVAKQLCHRIAVMHHGEIIEEGPTEQVIATPAHPVTQKMVAATRS; encoded by the coding sequence ATGACCCGTTACGCGGTCAGCAATCTGCATGTCGCAATTGGCGGCACGCCAGTCGTAAATGACGTCAGCTTTACAGTCGCCAGTGGCGAATGCGTCGCGCTCGTGGGTGCGTCGGGTTCGGGCAAAAGCCAGACCTGCCTCGCGCCTTTCGGGCTTTCGCCAGGTGTTGCTCAAGGGTCAGCGCAGCTCGACGGGACTGAGTTGATTGGCGCGGCGTCTGATGATCTCCGCCGGATCAGAGGGCGGGCGGTTGGCTTTGTGTTCCAGCAACCGCTGACCGCACTGACACCGCATATGACAATCGGAGCACAGCTTGCCGAGGCGTGGCAGCGGGGTGGGCAACCCAAGCCGGAGCAGGACGCGATGGTGGCGGCGCTGGAGCGGGTTGGGATCGAAAATCCCGATGAAAGTCTCGACCAGTTTCCGCACAGGCTTTCGGGCGGGCAGCGGCAGCGGGCCTTGATTGCGATGGCGATCGCGCATCGCCCCAAGCTGCTGATTGCCGATGAGCCGACGAGCGCGTTGGATGCGGAGCTTCGCGTCGAGATCATGGCGCTGTTGGACAGGCTACGCCGCGAAGAGGATATGGCGCTGCTGCTGGTAAGCCATGATCTGGCGGCGGTCGGCGATCACGCCGACAGGGTCGTTATGCTGCGCGACGGACAGGTAGAGGAGACGGGCCCCGCGCTGGGCCTGCTCTCCAAACCGCAGAGCGAATATGGCCAGGCACTGGTTGCCGCCACACCGCGCTTGAGCGACCCGCCCCTTACACTTCCGACCACTGGCGAAACGCTGCTACAAGCGCGCGATATCAGCGTCTCCTTCCCGCGCCCCGGCTTTCGCAAAGGCCGCGTGGACGCCGTGCGCCGCGCGTCACTCCGTATTGCGGCAGGCGAAGCGCTTGCCGTGGTCGGCGGGTCAGGATCCGGCAAATCGACGCTTGGCCGCGCAATCGCCCGGCTCGGTCCGATCGATAGCGGCGATGTCGAATGGTGCGGCGAAGCGCTCCCCAACCGCAAACAGATGACCCCGGCTCATCGCCGCCGCATTCAACCCGTCTTCCAGGACCCGACAGCGAGCCTCGATCCGCAATGGCGGGTTTCGGACATTGTAGCCGAACCACTCCGCCATCTGCGCGCCGACCTTGCGACAGCCGATCGAACCGCGCTCGTCGAACAGGCATTGCGAGAGGTTGATCTGCCGACAGACTTTGCCGATCGCCTGCCCCGCCAGCTCTCAGGCGGTCAGGCGCAGCGCGTTGCAATCGCCCGCGCGCTGGTTGCCGAGCCCGATATGCTGATGCTTGATGAGGCCGCCTCTGCGCTTGATGTCCTGGTTGCCGGACAAATTCTCGCCTTGCTCGAGACGCTGCAGAAGGAGCGAAAGCTGGCCTTGTTATTCATTACGCACGATCTCGCTGTTGCCAAACAGCTTTGCCATCGGATTGCGGTAATGCATCATGGCGAGATCATTGAAGAAGGGCCGACGGAGCAAGTGATTGCCACGCCGGCCCATCCGGTAACTCAGAAAATGGTGGCCGCGACTAGAAGCTGA